From Rhodamnia argentea isolate NSW1041297 chromosome 10, ASM2092103v1, whole genome shotgun sequence, a single genomic window includes:
- the LOC115739214 gene encoding protein FAM133B isoform X3, protein MGKNQAYKAMQRARLGSSSAAPEVVEDGMVDGSFHSPAWHAARLASLNTSHTITWEEFKQKQKEEEIKKGELEKDKDKMMREYRAQLDAERACKLAQGRNHSSRKSKQKKDRKEKDERKRSGKRKQRSRRRSSDSSSSGSSDDPSDEEEERERESKRSRSRSKRNRKEKKHRSRKRSGSDDGGTGPVPLSRFFGNVKS, encoded by the exons ATGGGGAAGAATCAGGCTTACAAAGCCATGCAGAGAGCGAGGCTTGGCTCGAGCTCTGCTGCTCCTGAAGTGGTTGAAGATGGCATG GTGGATGGTTCTTTTCATTCACCAGCATGGCATGCTGCTCGTTTGGCAAGCCTTAATACCTCTCATACAATCACGTGGGAAGAATTCAAACAGAAGCAGAAG GAAGAAGAGATCAAGAAGGGGgaattggaaaaagacaaagataAGATGATGAGAGAGTACAGAGCACAGCTAGATGCTGAAAGGGCATGCAAGCTTGCGCAAGGAAGAAACCACTCTAGTAGGAAATCTAAGCAGAAAAAGG ATCGAAAGGAGAAAGATGAAAGGAAACGCAGTGGCAAGAGAAAG CAGAGGTCAAGGAGGAGATCTTCGGATTCTAGCTCCTCAGGCTCTTCTGATGATCCAAgtgacgaagaagaagagagg gagagggaatCTAAAAGATCGAGGTCCAGGtctaaaagaaatagaaaggagaagaagcacCGGTCAAGAAAACGGAGTGGCAGCGATGATGGAGGAACTGGTCCCGTACCACTCTCCAGATTCTTCGGAAATGTTAAGAGTTAG
- the LOC115739214 gene encoding protein FAM133B isoform X4, which translates to MGKNQAYKAMQRARLGSSSAAPEVVEDGMVDGSFHSPAWHAARLASLNTSHTITWEEFKQKQKEEEIKKGELEKDKDKMMREYRAQLDAERACKLAQGRNHSSRKSKQKKDRKEKDERKRSGKRKRSRRRSSDSSSSGSSDDPSDEEEERERESKRSRSRSKRNRKEKKHRSRKRSGSDDGGTGPVPLSRFFGNVKS; encoded by the exons ATGGGGAAGAATCAGGCTTACAAAGCCATGCAGAGAGCGAGGCTTGGCTCGAGCTCTGCTGCTCCTGAAGTGGTTGAAGATGGCATG GTGGATGGTTCTTTTCATTCACCAGCATGGCATGCTGCTCGTTTGGCAAGCCTTAATACCTCTCATACAATCACGTGGGAAGAATTCAAACAGAAGCAGAAG GAAGAAGAGATCAAGAAGGGGgaattggaaaaagacaaagataAGATGATGAGAGAGTACAGAGCACAGCTAGATGCTGAAAGGGCATGCAAGCTTGCGCAAGGAAGAAACCACTCTAGTAGGAAATCTAAGCAGAAAAAGG ATCGAAAGGAGAAAGATGAAAGGAAACGCAGTGGCAAGAGAAAG AGGTCAAGGAGGAGATCTTCGGATTCTAGCTCCTCAGGCTCTTCTGATGATCCAAgtgacgaagaagaagagagg gagagggaatCTAAAAGATCGAGGTCCAGGtctaaaagaaatagaaaggagaagaagcacCGGTCAAGAAAACGGAGTGGCAGCGATGATGGAGGAACTGGTCCCGTACCACTCTCCAGATTCTTCGGAAATGTTAAGAGTTAG
- the LOC115739214 gene encoding serine/arginine-rich splicing factor 4 isoform X1 — MGKNQAYKAMQRARLGSSSAAPEVVEDGMVDGSFHSPAWHAARLASLNTSHTITWEEFKQKQKEEEIKKGELEKDKDKMMREYRAQLDAERACKLAQGRNHSSRKSKQKKDRKEKDERKRSGKRKQRSRRRSSDSSSSGSSDDPSDEEEERESKRSRSRSKRNKKEKKHRSSSSSSSSDYSSDEEEEERESKRSRSRSKRNRKEKKHRSRKRSGSDDGGTGPVPLSRFFGNVKS, encoded by the exons ATGGGGAAGAATCAGGCTTACAAAGCCATGCAGAGAGCGAGGCTTGGCTCGAGCTCTGCTGCTCCTGAAGTGGTTGAAGATGGCATG GTGGATGGTTCTTTTCATTCACCAGCATGGCATGCTGCTCGTTTGGCAAGCCTTAATACCTCTCATACAATCACGTGGGAAGAATTCAAACAGAAGCAGAAG GAAGAAGAGATCAAGAAGGGGgaattggaaaaagacaaagataAGATGATGAGAGAGTACAGAGCACAGCTAGATGCTGAAAGGGCATGCAAGCTTGCGCAAGGAAGAAACCACTCTAGTAGGAAATCTAAGCAGAAAAAGG ATCGAAAGGAGAAAGATGAAAGGAAACGCAGTGGCAAGAGAAAG CAGAGGTCAAGGAGGAGATCTTCGGATTCTAGCTCCTCAGGCTCTTCTGATGATCCAAgtgacgaagaagaagagagggaatCTAAAAGATCGAGGTCCAGGtctaaaagaaataaaaaggagaagaagcacCGGTCTAGCTCCTCTAGCTCATCTTCTGATTATTCaagtgatgaagaagaagaagagagggaatCTAAAAGATCGAGGTCCAGGtctaaaagaaatagaaaggagaagaagcacCGGTCAAGAAAACGGAGTGGCAGCGATGATGGAGGAACTGGTCCCGTACCACTCTCCAGATTCTTCGGAAATGTTAAGAGTTAG
- the LOC115739214 gene encoding serine/arginine-rich splicing factor 4 isoform X2, which yields MGKNQAYKAMQRARLGSSSAAPEVVEDGMVDGSFHSPAWHAARLASLNTSHTITWEEFKQKQKEEEIKKGELEKDKDKMMREYRAQLDAERACKLAQGRNHSSRKSKQKKDRKEKDERKRSGKRKRSRRRSSDSSSSGSSDDPSDEEEERESKRSRSRSKRNKKEKKHRSSSSSSSSDYSSDEEEEERESKRSRSRSKRNRKEKKHRSRKRSGSDDGGTGPVPLSRFFGNVKS from the exons ATGGGGAAGAATCAGGCTTACAAAGCCATGCAGAGAGCGAGGCTTGGCTCGAGCTCTGCTGCTCCTGAAGTGGTTGAAGATGGCATG GTGGATGGTTCTTTTCATTCACCAGCATGGCATGCTGCTCGTTTGGCAAGCCTTAATACCTCTCATACAATCACGTGGGAAGAATTCAAACAGAAGCAGAAG GAAGAAGAGATCAAGAAGGGGgaattggaaaaagacaaagataAGATGATGAGAGAGTACAGAGCACAGCTAGATGCTGAAAGGGCATGCAAGCTTGCGCAAGGAAGAAACCACTCTAGTAGGAAATCTAAGCAGAAAAAGG ATCGAAAGGAGAAAGATGAAAGGAAACGCAGTGGCAAGAGAAAG AGGTCAAGGAGGAGATCTTCGGATTCTAGCTCCTCAGGCTCTTCTGATGATCCAAgtgacgaagaagaagagagggaatCTAAAAGATCGAGGTCCAGGtctaaaagaaataaaaaggagaagaagcacCGGTCTAGCTCCTCTAGCTCATCTTCTGATTATTCaagtgatgaagaagaagaagagagggaatCTAAAAGATCGAGGTCCAGGtctaaaagaaatagaaaggagaagaagcacCGGTCAAGAAAACGGAGTGGCAGCGATGATGGAGGAACTGGTCCCGTACCACTCTCCAGATTCTTCGGAAATGTTAAGAGTTAG
- the LOC115739116 gene encoding mitogen-activated protein kinase homolog MMK1 isoform X1: MDGGAPQQADAVMSEAAPPPPPQQQQQPPQGIENIPATLSHGGRFIQYNIFGNIFEVTAKYKPPIMPIGKGAYGIVCSALNSETNEHVAIKKIANAFDNKIDAKRTLREIKLLRHMDHENVVAIRDIIPPPQREVFNDVYIAYELMDTDLHQIIRSNQALSEEHCQYFLYQILRGLKYIHSASVLHRDLKPSNLLLNANCDLKICDFGLARVTSETDFMTEYVVTRWYRAPELLLNSSDYTTAIDVWSVGCIFMELMDRKPLFPGRDHVQQLRLLMELIGTPSEAELGFLNENAKRYIRQLPLYRRQSFTEKFPHVHPLAIDLIEKMLTFDPRLRITVEEALAHPYLNSLHDISDEPTCMNPFNFDFEQHALSEEQMRELIYREALAFNPEYLQ, translated from the exons ATGGACGGCGGTGCTCCTCAGCAGGCGGATGCCGTCATGTCGGAGGCGgcgccgcctcctccgccgcagcagcagcagcagccccCGCAGGGGATCGAGAACATCCCCGCCACGCTCAGCCACGGCGGCCGCTTCATCCAGTACAACATCTTCGGCAACATCTTCGAGGTCACCGCCAAGTACAAGCCCCCCATCATGCCCATCGGCAAGGGCGCTTACGGTATCGTCTG CTCTGCTTTGAATTCGGAGACGAATGAGCATGTCGCCATAAAGAAGATAGCTAATGCTTTCGATAACAAGATTGATGCGAAGAGGACTCTCCGTGAGATCAAGCTCCTTCGGCACATGGACCATGAAAAC GTTGTGGCAATCAGGGATATAATTCCACCGCCACAGAGAGAGGTGTTCAATGATGTTTATATTGCATATGAGCTAATGGACACTGATCTGCATCAAATTATTCGTTCCAACCAAGCACTGTCTGAGGAGCATTGTCAG TATTTTCTGTATCAGATCTTGCGAGGGTTAAAGTACATACATTCTGCAAGTGTCCTGCATAGAGACTTGAAGCCCAGCAATCTTCTCCTAAATGCAAATTGCGATTtgaaaatatgtgattttggACTAGCTCGTGTCACTTCTGAAACTGATTTTATGACAGAATATGTTGTCACGAGATGGTACCGTGCACCAGAGCTATTGTTAAATTCTTCGGACTATACGACGGCAATAGATGTATGGTCTGTAGGCTGTATTTTTATGGAACTAATGGATCGGAAACCCTTGTTTCCTGGCAGAGACCACGTTCAACAACTACGTTTGTTGATGGAG CTGATTGGCACCCCATCGGAGGCAGAGTTGGGGTTCTTAAATGAAAATGCTAAGAGGTATATTAGACAGCTTCCTCTGTACCGTCGGCAATCCTTCACTGAAAAGTTCCCGCATGTCCACCCGCTTGCAATTGATCTCATTGAGAAGATGTTAACATTCGATCCCAGGCTGAGGATCACAG TTGAAGAAGCATTGGCTCATCCCTACCTAAACTCGCTGCATGACATCAGCGATGAGCCGACCTGCATGAATCCATTCAACTTCGACTTTGAGCAGCATGCGCTCTCAGAGGAGCAGATGAGGGAGTTAATTTATAGAGAAGCACTTGCATTTAATCCTGAGTATCTACAGTAA
- the LOC115739116 gene encoding mitogen-activated protein kinase homolog MMK1 isoform X2, which translates to MDGGAPQQADAVMSEAAPPPPPQQQQQPPQGIENIPATLSHGGRFIQYNIFGNIFEVTAKYKPPIMPIGKGAYGIVCSALNSETNEHVAIKKIANAFDNKIDAKRTLREIKLLRHMDHENVVAIRDIIPPPQREVFNDVYIAYELMDTDLHQIIRSNQALSEEHCQYFLYQILRGLKYIHSASVLHRDLKPSNLLLNANCDLKICDFGLARVTSETDFMTEYVVTRWYRAPELLLNSSDYTTAIDVWSVGCIFMELMDRKPLFPGRDHVQQLRLLMEVNFKKLVSCRTVLSFHVTFLDFLFSQILPLGALCRHSLIYTLSCCTINYYCVLTGDGLD; encoded by the exons ATGGACGGCGGTGCTCCTCAGCAGGCGGATGCCGTCATGTCGGAGGCGgcgccgcctcctccgccgcagcagcagcagcagccccCGCAGGGGATCGAGAACATCCCCGCCACGCTCAGCCACGGCGGCCGCTTCATCCAGTACAACATCTTCGGCAACATCTTCGAGGTCACCGCCAAGTACAAGCCCCCCATCATGCCCATCGGCAAGGGCGCTTACGGTATCGTCTG CTCTGCTTTGAATTCGGAGACGAATGAGCATGTCGCCATAAAGAAGATAGCTAATGCTTTCGATAACAAGATTGATGCGAAGAGGACTCTCCGTGAGATCAAGCTCCTTCGGCACATGGACCATGAAAAC GTTGTGGCAATCAGGGATATAATTCCACCGCCACAGAGAGAGGTGTTCAATGATGTTTATATTGCATATGAGCTAATGGACACTGATCTGCATCAAATTATTCGTTCCAACCAAGCACTGTCTGAGGAGCATTGTCAG TATTTTCTGTATCAGATCTTGCGAGGGTTAAAGTACATACATTCTGCAAGTGTCCTGCATAGAGACTTGAAGCCCAGCAATCTTCTCCTAAATGCAAATTGCGATTtgaaaatatgtgattttggACTAGCTCGTGTCACTTCTGAAACTGATTTTATGACAGAATATGTTGTCACGAGATGGTACCGTGCACCAGAGCTATTGTTAAATTCTTCGGACTATACGACGGCAATAGATGTATGGTCTGTAGGCTGTATTTTTATGGAACTAATGGATCGGAAACCCTTGTTTCCTGGCAGAGACCACGTTCAACAACTACGTTTGTTGATGGAGGTAAATTTTAAGAAGTTGGTCAGTTGTCGAACAGTTCTTTCTTTCCACGtcacttttttggattttttgttctCACAAATTTTGCCCTTAGGAGCTCTTT GTAGGCATTCTCTAATTTACACTCTTTCTTGTTGCACCATTAACTATTACTGTGTGTTGACTGGAGATGGACTTGATTGA
- the LOC115739117 gene encoding uncharacterized protein LOC115739117: MLSRCSMLPSSSDVQSLQGLSGIRHLAESRRFKAWFLDQFGVLHDGKQPYPGAISTLEKLASNGAKMVIISNSSRRASTTMEKMKHLGFDPSLFVGTITSGELTYQYLKRRDDAWFAALGTSCIHMTWSDRGAISLEGLGLKVVENVVEAEFILAHGTEALGQASGSVRPMKLEDLEQILEQCAAKRIPMVVANPDFVTVEARALRIMPGTLASQYEKLGGEVKWMGKPGKIIYEAAMKMADADASDSIAVGDSLHHDIKGANAVGIQSAFITCGIHASELGLDSFAEVADISRVVALASKYSSCPSYVLPAFTW; encoded by the exons atgtTGAGTCGATGCTCGATGCTTCCATCGTCAAGCGACGTCCAATCGTTGCAGGGCTTGAGCGGGATCCGACATCTCGCTGAATCGCGTCGCTTCAAG GCCTGGTTCTTGGATCAATTTGGTGTCCTTCATGATGGCAAACAGCCCTATCCTGGAGCAATTTCAACAT TAGAAAAACTAGCAAGTAATGGTGCGAAAATGGTGATCATAAGTAATTCCTCTAGGCGTGCATCAACAACCATGGAAAAGATGAAGCATCTTGGATTTGATCCTTCTCTCTTTGTGGGAACCATCACCAGCGGAGAACTCACGTATCAGTACTTGAAGAG GAGAGACGATGCTTGGTTTGCTGCCCTTGGGACAtcgtgcattcatatgacctgGAGTGACCGTGGTGCCATATCTCTAGAG GGCTTAGGCTTGAAAGTTGTGGAGAACGTTGTAGAAGCGGAGTTTATTTTGGCTCACGGAACCGAAGCTTTGGGTCAGGCTTCAGGTTCAGTACGACCTATGAAATTAGAGGATCTCGAGCAAATATTGGAGCAATGTGCAGCTAAAAGAATTCCTATGGTGGTAGCCAATCCTGATTTTGTGACAGTTGAGGCTAGAGCCTTGCGCATAATGCCCG GTACATTGGCATCCCAATATGAGAAGCTTGGAGGTGAAGTGAAATGGATGGGAAAGCCTGGTAAG ATTATCTATGAAGCAGCTATGAAGATGGCTGACGCAGATGCTTCTGATTCTATAGCAGTAGGAGATTCTCTCCACCACGACATTAAGGGCGCGAATGCAGTTGGAATCCAATCGGCCTTCATCACGTGTGGAATACACGCCTCGGAACTTGGACTTGACAGTTTTGCAGAAGTTGCGGACATATCTCGTGTAGTGGCTTTAGCGTCCAAATATAGTTCTTGTCCATCATACGTGTTGCCTGCATTTACCTGGTAG